One window from the genome of Mesoplodon densirostris isolate mMesDen1 chromosome 17, mMesDen1 primary haplotype, whole genome shotgun sequence encodes:
- the LOC132477697 gene encoding prefoldin subunit 4-like: MAATMKKAAAEDVNVTFEDQQKINKFARNTSRITELKEEIEVKKKQLQNLEDACEDIMLADDDCLMIAYQIGDVFISHSQEETEEMLEEAKKNLQEETDALESRVDSIQWVLADLKVQLYAKFGSNLNLEADES, encoded by the coding sequence ATGGCGGCCACCATGAAGAAGGCGGCTGCAGAAGATGTCAACGTTACTTTTGAAGATCaacaaaagataaacaaatttgcaCGGAATACGAGTAGAATCACAGagctgaaggaagaaatagaagtaaaaaagaaacaactccaGAATTTAGAAGATGCTTGTGAGGATATCATGCTTGCAGACGATGACTGCTTAATGATAGCTTATCAGATTGGTGATGTTTTCATTAGCCAttctcaagaagaaacagaagaaatgttagaagaagcaaagaaaaatttgCAAGAAGAAACTGATGCCTTAGAATCCAGAGTGGACTCAATTCAGTGGGTGTTAGCAGATTTGAAAGTTCAGTTATATGCAAAATTTGGGAGTAACTTAAACCTTGAAGCTGATGAAAGTTAG